Part of the Bacillota bacterium genome is shown below.
CCTCGCCCAGGTCGAACTCGGCCGGGCAGACCAGGTTCCCCACGTTCTCGATGAACAGGAGGTCCAACCGGTCAAGGTCCAGCTGGTCGAGAGCGCGGCCGACCATGTTCGCGTCCAGGTGGCAAAGCCCCCCGGTGTTGATCTGGACCACCGCCGCCCCTTGGCCGGCGATCCGCTCGGCGTCGCGGGTGGTATAAATATCGCCCTCCACGACCCCGATCCGGAGTTCTTTCCGCAAGGCGACGATCGTCTTTTCCAAAAGCGTGGTCTTGCCGGCGCCCGGGGAGCTGATCAGGTTTACGGTCGCCAGGCGGGCGAGCCGCTCCCGGTTTTCCCGGGCCACCTGCTCATTGGCCCGCAGGATCTTCTGGGCCATTACCACCTTCACGTTCATCTTTCCCATCATCACCTTCGAAGAAGTCTATGTAGAGCTCCCGCCCGCCGGCAACGCGGGCGCGCCCGCTGCACTGCGGGCAAAAGTACGCCAACTCGTCCGTCACTGTTTGAGTGCCGCAACGCTCGCACTCGAGGGTGATCGGCACCGACTCGATCTCCAGCGCGGCGCCCTCGAACATCGTCTCCGGGGTCAGGACCGAGAAGGCGAACTCCAGCACGTCGGGCAGCGCGCCGTTCAAGCGCCCGATCACCAGCCGCACCTTGGTCACCCGGGTGATGTGGTTCTGCGCGGCCACTTGGGAAATCTCATTCAGCACCGTTTGAATCAGCCCCACTTCGTGCACGGCGTTACACCTCTTAGTTTTTCGATCAACTCTCTGATTTCTCTCGTCTGGATCAGTCCCACTTCGTGCACGGCGCCTTACTCCCTCTCCAGCCAGCGCTCTAGTTCCCGGCGCACCGCCGCGGCCGCCCGGGGCACGGCCTCCGCCACTTCCGGGATCAGGCCCATATGCCAGGCCTCGACGTTCGCCACCGTCACCCCGATGACCACCACCTCTGCCGGCAGCTCCATGACCCCGGACTTGCGCCCGAACTCCAGGGCGTCGCGCACGCCGATGTCGTGCACCGAAAGGGGGGGCGCCTCCTTGCGGGGCACCTCGTCCTCGCGCCAGCGGACCACCAGGCCGGGCTCCGTGTCCGTGGCCAGCACCGCGTCCACGATCACCGCCTTGTCGGCGCCGTACATGAGATCCAGCATCCCGAGCCCGGGCGTGCCGGCCTCCACCACGGTCACGCCCCCGGGCAGCGGCTCCTTCTCCAGCTCCCGCAACACCTCGATCCCCACCGCGTCGTCACCGGCGAAGATGTTGCCGCACCCCAGCACCACAATCTTGAGCTTCCCCATTCTCTCCCTCCCAAAAAAGGGGGACAGTCCCCCTTTTTGCCTCCCCGGAGTCTTCCCCGTTAGTATTCGCCAAAAGGGGGCGGCGTCCTCCGACGGAAAGTAAAAAGCCCTTCCGGAGGGGCTCTCCGGAAGGGCTCGGAGACAGGTTCAAGGCGGCTGAAAAGGGGTCTGGCACCTTTTTCTCTGATGGATTCTGAATTCTGAATTCTGACTCCCGGCTCCCGGCTCCTGCAAATGCTACCGGCTCAGGGTCTTGTACAGCTCGCCCTTGCTGTCGTACACGTTCACCGTCAGCGGCAGCTCGCCCAGGACGGCGTGCGTCGCGCAGCTAAAACACGGGTCGTAGGCCCGGAAGGCCATTTCCACCATGTTCAGCAGCCCGTTGGTGATCTCCATCCCCGGCTTGATGACGCCCATCGCCGCCTTCTTGATGGCCATCGAAATCGGGGCGTTGTTGTTGGTGGTGCCCACGATCATGTTCGCCTTCACCACGATGCCGTTCGGGTCGGTGGCGTAGTGGTGGGTCAGCGTGCCGCGCGGCGCCTCGATAATCCCGACGCCCTCCTTCGGGGTGCCGGTCGGGATGTTCCGGATGTCGGGGCTGGTGACTTCCTCGTCCAGCGCCAGCTCCAGCAGTCGCTCCGCCGCGTACATCAGCTCCACCAGGCGCGCCCAGTGGGTGGCCAGCACGGCGTGGGTCGGACGGCCCAGGACCGAGAAGAACTTCTCGTAGGCTTCCTGCGCCAGCGGGGTGGCCATACCGTCGCAGGCGTTGATCCGGCCCAGCGGGGCCGCCTGGTAGATGGCGGTGCCGGGGCCTTCGACCATTCCCGTCCAGCCGAACTTCTTCAGGTACGGGTACTTCAAGTAGCTGTAAGGCTCGACATGCTCGGCCACGTAGTCCACGTATTCGCGCGGGCCGTACTTAAACAGCTCCTTGCCTTCGGTGTCCACCACGCGGACCTTGCCCTCGTAGAAGTTGATCTTGTTGTTCTCGTCCACGAGGCCCATGTAGTTGGTTTCGAGCTTGAAGATGTCGCCCACGATCAGGTCGACGTACCCCTGGTTCGCCAGCACCACGTCGTCAAAGAGCTTTAAGGAAAACTTGGCGAATTCCACGCAGGACTTGGCCATCTCCACGACCTGCTTGCGCTCGTCCTCGGTGAGCCCCTTGCTCACGCCGCCGGGAAGGGTCCAGGCCGGGTGGGTGGCCTTGCCGCCCATCATCGCCTGAATCTGCTGCCCGTAGGCCCGGTGCTTGATCACCTCGCCGCCGATCTCCAGGCCCACCTTGCCGATCACGCCCAGCACGTTGCGCACGGCCGGGTCGGCGTCCGGGCCCATCACGAAGTCCGGCGCCGCCAAGGCGTAAAAGTGGGCGATGTGGCTGTGCACCATGTGCGCACTGTAGTAAAGCTCACGCAGTTTCTTCGCCGCTGGTGTCGGCTCGGCACCGAACACCGCATCCATGGCCTTACCCGAGGCCAAGTGATGTGCGGCCGGTCAGACGCCGCAGATGCGGCTGACGATCTGCGGGACCTGGTCGGCCGGACGGCCCTCGCAGAACTTCTCGAAACCGCGAAGCTCCGGGATCTGGAAGTAGCAGTTCTCCACGCCCCCCGCATCGTTCAGGAAGATCTCGATCTTCCCGTGGCCCTCAAGCCTGGTGATCGGATCAATGGAAATGCGTTGCATTACTTAGCCCTCCTTAACAGCGAACCAGGCAGACCGTAGCGGTAGAACAAACCCGCCGGATCGGCTATTTCGCTGATTATCCGGTCAGCCTCATCGGGGGAGTCGGCGTCAACCACCGAAGCCAGCGCCGAGATATACTTGGCGCCCTGGTCGATCACCCCTTCGACCGGACCGTAGCAGCCGGTACACGGGTGGTTGGCGCTGATACACTGGTTGCCGCAGCCGGCCCGGGTCACCGGGCCCATACAGGTCAGCCCCTGCTCCAGCAGGCACTTCTCGGGATCGGTGATGATCTGGTACGGCTGGTAGAATTTCTTGACCTTCTTGTCGGTCTTGGCCCGCGTACAGGTGTTGCAAAGCGTCTGGTTCTCGCAGCCGACAAACGCGCCCTTGGGCGGCAGCGCGCCGGAAGCGATGACCCCGATGACCGCCCAGATCTGCGCCGAGGTGGGCGGGCAGCCCGGCATGTAGTAGTCGACGTCCACCACGTCTCCCAGAGATTTAACGTCTTTATAGAACTCGGGAAGATCCAGAACGCCTTCCGGCACCGCGTAGTGCGTTTGCGGATAGACCTTTTTCGGGTTCTGGGTGGACTGGCTCTCGATGTACGCCCGGTAGAAAATGTCGTCCTTTTGTTTAAAGTTCGCCAGCCCCGGAATGCCGCCCGAGATGGCGCAGGAACCGAAGGACACCATCACCTTCGACTTCTTCCGGAGCAGTTTGGCGATATGTTCGCCCTCGGAGTTGCGGATGGCCCCGTGGAACAGGCACACATCGATAAACCCGTCGTCGTAGCCTTCCACGTCCGCGTACTTGAAGTCCACGGCGATCGGCCAAAACACGATATCGGCCACCGCGGCCACGTCCACGATCTTTTCGTGAATGTCGAGGATCGCCACGTCACAGCCACCGCACGCCGCCGCCCAGTAGGAAGCCAACTTCAGCTTGCTCATCGTCTAACCCCTCCCACCGGCAGCCGCTTTTGGTTCGGACTTGAACGGCCCAAGCTGCCGAAGCTCTTCGGTGAATTCAGCGATCACCTTGGCGAATTTGGTGCCTTCCGCCGAGGAGATCCATTCCAACCGAACCCGTCCGTCCTCAACGCCCAGCTGGTCTAAAACCATCTTCATCAGCTGGAAGCGCCGCTGGGTCTTGTAATTGCCACTAACATAGTGGCAGTCGCCGATGTGTCAACCAGCGACCAGTACGCCGTCCGCACCGTCGCTCAAAGCCTTGAACACGAACTGCGGGTCGACGCGCCCCGAGCACATTAACCGGATGATCCGCACGTTAGGTGGGTACTGGAGCCTGGACACGCCGGCCAGGTCCGCGCCACCGTAACTACACCAGTTGCATAAAAAACCGATGATCTTGGGTTCAAATTTGGTTTTCGCCATTCCCGCCCCTTCTTTCCTTGCAAAGTTTCAAGAACGTGCAAGTTCACTGCTCCGCCGCGAAACTGCTTTTTTCCCACCCCCGCAATTTAGAAATTGAATCCGTCTCGAAGGCAATGCCTGTGCCGATGCTGTAACTTATGGAAAAGAGATTAACCAACTGACCGGAAACCGGCTAAAGACCGACCGGAAACCAGCTAAAGACTGACCGGAAACCGGCCAAAAAAAACTGACAGGACCACCCGCCATCCTGGCTGCTGACCCAACTTGTCCGAATTTATTGATATATTCTAACAAAGAGTGGCGCTTGTTTCAACGAAAATCCGGACAAATATCCCCAAATTTATGCGGGCCGCCGGCCGGCGATGGTCCGGCGCGCGTAGCTGAGGATGTTTAACAGTTCGTCAAGCCGCACCAAAATCCCTGCAAGGAAATAAACAATTGTACCGGTCATAATGGCAAGGCCCACCCGGGCCAGCAGGCCGAACCCGTGGGCGGGGAAAAGGCCGGCCAGAAACGCGTCCGCGGCCGTCACCGCCAGGGCCATCACCCCGGTGGCCACCAGCACTCCGCCCGCGAAACGCACGAGGTCGGCCGTAACCAGGCCGCCGCGCAGGCGGCGCTGCAGGAGGGCGATCAGGAGCACCGCGTTCAGGAGGGCGGTGATGGAGGTGGCGAGCGCCAGGCCGGCGTGGGCCATGGGCCCGACCAGGAGCAGGCTCGCCCCGCCCTTCACGGTCAGCGTACCGATGGTCACCACTACGGGCGTGCGCATGTCCTGCATGGCGAAAAAACCGCGGCTCACGAGCATCACCAGGCAGTGCCCCACCAGGCCGACGGCGAAGAAGAGGAGTGCTGCGGCGGTCATCGCCGTGGCCCGCTCGTCGAAGGCCCCGCGTTGGAAAAGGAGGGTGACGACCGGGACGCGCAGGAGCACGAGGCCCACCACCGCCGGGATCGTGAGGAAAAGGACCACCTTCACCCCGCGGCTTAAGGTGCGCACCATCTCCGCCGGGTGCCCCTCGGCGACGTGGCGGCTTAAGGTCGGAAAGATGGCCGTGGACACGGCGAGCACGAAAAGGCTCTGCGGGAGCTGGATCAGCTTGTTGGCGTAGTTTAAGGCGGCGATGCTGCCTTCGGCGAGGAAGGAGGCCAGCACCCAGTCGATCATCAGGTACACCTGGTTCACGGAGAGGCCCAGGGTGAGCGGCAGCATCAGGTACAGGACCCGTTTCACCTCGGGGTGGCGCAGGTTGATTTCGAAGTGGTACCGGAAACCGGCGCGGCGCAGGACGGGAATTTGAATCAGGGCCATGGCGGCCGCGCCGCCGAGCACGCCGGCGGCCAGGCCGTACACCCCGTAGTAGTGCCCCAGGAACAAGGCCCCGGAGATGATCACGACGTTCATCACCGCCGGGGCGAAGGCCGGAACCCCGAACACGTTGTTCGCGTTCAGCATGCCGGTAAAGAGGCCGGCCAGACTGAAGAAAACGATCGAAGGCAGCATGATCATCGTGAGCTGGACCGACAGCCGGAAGGTTTCGGGGGCGAAGCCTTTCCCGAGCAAGCCGACGATGGCCGGGGCCAGAAACATCCCGATTACGGCGCCGATCACCGTGAACAGGATCAGTGCGTTCGTGATCAGGCTGCAAAGCCGCCAGGCTTCGTCGCGGCGGCCCCGGGTGACGTACTCGGTGAACACCGGGACGATCACGGTGGCCAGCGCGATGCCGGCGACGGCGTAAAAGATGTTGGGGATGGTGTACGCCACGAAATAGGCGTCCGTGGCGTGCGTGGCGCCGAACTGGTGGGCGATGGCCGCCTCCCGCCCGAGGCCGAGCACCCGGGAGAGAGCCAGCATAACCATGACCAGAATGGTGGCGCGCGCAACCACTTGACCCGTTGACATCACACAACCTCGACTTTATGGCCGGCCGGCCGGTGTCCGTCCGGCACACCCTGATCCGACGCAGATAAACAGATAGATTGTAGCACACAAGAAGAGGGTCAACCAGAACAAAAGGCCGTAATTCCCCCGTACACCGATTAAAAAGTTAAAAAGGGGAGTTAAAAAGGGGGATAGTCCCCTTTTTTCCCCGGGGTGATCTCACCGCGGGCCAAGTGACGGTGCCACCAGACTGCCGGCCTTCCCGGCACACGACAAATTAAATAGGGGTCTGTTAAATAGGG
Proteins encoded:
- a CDS encoding hydrogenase iron-sulfur subunit, with protein sequence MAKTKFEPKIIGFLCNWCSYGGADLAGVSRLQYPPNVRIIRLMCSGRVDPQFVFKALSDGADGVLVAGUHIGDCHYVSGNYKTQRRFQLMKMVLDQLGVEDGRVRLEWISSAEGTKFAKVIAEFTEELRQLGPFKSEPKAAAGGRG
- a CDS encoding oxidoreductase, with amino-acid sequence MSKLKLASYWAAACGGCDVAILDIHEKIVDVAAVADIVFWPIAVDFKYADVEGYDDGFIDVCLFHGAIRNSEGEHIAKLLRKKSKVMVSFGSCAISGGIPGLANFKQKDDIFYRAYIESQSTQNPKKVYPQTHYAVPEGVLDLPEFYKDVKSLGDVVDVDYYMPGCPPTSAQIWAVIGVIASGALPPKGAFVGCENQTLCNTCTRAKTDKKVKKFYQPYQIITDPEKCLLEQGLTCMGPVTRAGCGNQCISANHPCTGCYGPVEGVIDQGAKYISALASVVDADSPDEADRIISEIADPAGLFYRYGLPGSLLRRAK
- the hypA gene encoding hydrogenase maturation nickel metallochaperone HypA — its product is MHEVGLIQTVLNEISQVAAQNHITRVTKVRLVIGRLNGALPDVLEFAFSVLTPETMFEGAALEIESVPITLECERCGTQTVTDELAYFCPQCSGRARVAGGRELYIDFFEGDDGKDEREGGNGPEDPAGQ
- the murJ gene encoding murein biosynthesis integral membrane protein MurJ, which codes for MSTGQVVARATILVMVMLALSRVLGLGREAAIAHQFGATHATDAYFVAYTIPNIFYAVAGIALATVIVPVFTEYVTRGRRDEAWRLCSLITNALILFTVIGAVIGMFLAPAIVGLLGKGFAPETFRLSVQLTMIMLPSIVFFSLAGLFTGMLNANNVFGVPAFAPAVMNVVIISGALFLGHYYGVYGLAAGVLGGAAAMALIQIPVLRRAGFRYHFEINLRHPEVKRVLYLMLPLTLGLSVNQVYLMIDWVLASFLAEGSIAALNYANKLIQLPQSLFVLAVSTAIFPTLSRHVAEGHPAEMVRTLSRGVKVVLFLTIPAVVGLVLLRVPVVTLLFQRGAFDERATAMTAAALLFFAVGLVGHCLVMLVSRGFFAMQDMRTPVVVTIGTLTVKGGASLLLVGPMAHAGLALATSITALLNAVLLIALLQRRLRGGLVTADLVRFAGGVLVATGVMALAVTAADAFLAGLFPAHGFGLLARVGLAIMTGTIVYFLAGILVRLDELLNILSYARRTIAGRRPA
- the hypB gene encoding hydrogenase nickel incorporation protein HypB produces the protein MNVKVVMAQKILRANEQVARENRERLARLATVNLISSPGAGKTTLLEKTIVALRKELRIGVVEGDIYTTRDAERIAGQGAAVVQINTGGLCHLDANMVGRALDQLDLDRLDLLFIENVGNLVCPAEFDLGEDYKTALLSVAEGGDKPAKYPLVFRESHTVVINKSDLLPYTDFDMNRVQAEIRTINPEIQIFVTAAVTGEGVEAWCLWLREIVRRKREGSATG
- a CDS encoding Ni/Fe hydrogenase subunit alpha, encoding MQRISIDPITRLEGHGKIEIFLNDAGGVENCYFQIPELRGFEKFCEGRPADQVPQIVSRICGVUPAAHHLASGKAMDAVFGAEPTPAAKKLRELYYSAHMVHSHIAHFYALAAPDFVMGPDADPAVRNVLGVIGKVGLEIGGEVIKHRAYGQQIQAMMGGKATHPAWTLPGGVSKGLTEDERKQVVEMAKSCVEFAKFSLKLFDDVVLANQGYVDLIVGDIFKLETNYMGLVDENNKINFYEGKVRVVDTEGKELFKYGPREYVDYVAEHVEPYSYLKYPYLKKFGWTGMVEGPGTAIYQAAPLGRINACDGMATPLAQEAYEKFFSVLGRPTHAVLATHWARLVELMYAAERLLELALDEEVTSPDIRNIPTGTPKEGVGIIEAPRGTLTHHYATDPNGIVVKANMIVGTTNNNAPISMAIKKAAMGVIKPGMEITNGLLNMVEMAFRAYDPCFSCATHAVLGELPLTVNVYDSKGELYKTLSR
- a CDS encoding hydrogenase maturation protease, with the protein product MGKLKIVVLGCGNIFAGDDAVGIEVLRELEKEPLPGGVTVVEAGTPGLGMLDLMYGADKAVIVDAVLATDTEPGLVVRWREDEVPRKEAPPLSVHDIGVRDALEFGRKSGVMELPAEVVVIGVTVANVEAWHMGLIPEVAEAVPRAAAAVRRELERWLERE